A segment of the Catenuloplanes nepalensis genome:
GCCGGCCGCGAACCGCTCGTCTACCGCCGGTACGGCCACTGGTGGGCGAAGGACCTGCCGGCCGCCGAGGTGCGAACCGTAGGTCACTGACCTTTCGACGTCGGGGTGAGCCGCCGGCCGATCACGACCCAGGCGTCATTGAAGTCGTTCCGACGACTTCAATGACGCCTGGATCACCGGAGAACCGCCGCCCGGTGACCCTGACACCGGAATCCGGGTGGAGCGCGGGCCCGCCCGGCTTGCGGTCATCGGCTCCTTCCGCCGATCCAACCCATCCGCCGGTACGGAGCGGAGGGCGCGCCCGTCACGTGGACTCCCGCCGGATGACGATGGACGGATTCGGTGGGACGGCGCCGGTGTCCAGTCCGAGCGCTGCTCGGCCGGCCCGGCGGCCGTAACCGGCGGCATCGATGTGGACGGTGGTCAGCGCCGGCGTCCACAACTCGCCGTGTGGCGCGTCATCGAAGCCGATGACGGCGAGATCCTCCGGCGCGCGGAGTCCCTGATCAGCAAGCGCGGCCAGCACCCGAAGCGCCGTGTCGTCGTCGAACGCGGCCACCGCGGTCGGCCCGGCCGGCTCCACCACCACCGCCGGCCCAGCCGACTCCACCACCGCCGCCGGCCCAGCCGACTCCACCACCGCGGCCGGCGCAGGCAGACCGGCCGGCTTACTGACCTTTCGGCGTCGGGGCGAGCCGTCGGCCAACGATGATCCAGGCAAACCGCCGCCCGGTGATCCAGGCGCCGGAGGCTCGGTGGGCGGCGCGGCTGGCGTAGGCGGGCCGGCTGACGCGGACACCGCGGGCGTCGTCGGCGCGGAGCCCGCGGACAGCAGGGCTCGCAGACGGATGCCGTTGTCCGCGCGATCGGTGCCGAGTTGCAGCGTCTCCAGTGGTGGAAGGCCGCGCTCTCCGGCGGCGGCCCGCGCGTGCCGGAGGCGCAGTGCGGCGAACCGGGCCAGGGCCGGATCCGGAGGCAACGCGAAGACGATGCGGCGGTGACCCCGGTCGGCGAGGTAGGCGATCTGGGTGTCGGCGTGCGCCGCCATACCGTCGTGCCAGCCGCCGTCACGCAGGTCGGACTCGTCGTCGGCGTAGATGCGCTGCAAGTCGATCACGGCGCGCGGATTCGCGGCATCGACGACGCGCCGCAGCGCCGCCCCCGGCGCATCGGGCGGCACCGTCCTGCCGACCGGCGCATCGGTGGTCCAAGCCGCCGTACCGACCGCGGCGGCGCCGTGGCCACCGGCGGTGCTCGGCGCGCCGTCGGCCGCGCCGCCATCCGGCCGGGCCGCGCCGTCGGTCGCCGCGCCACCGGCCGCCACGCCACCGGCCGCCACGCCACCGGCCGCCACGCCACCGGCCGCCACGCCATCGGCCTCCGCGTCATCGGCCTCCGCGTCATCGGCCGCCGCGCCGTAACGGACGAGCAGGGTATGGCCGTGCGCGGCCAACTCGGCGTCGAGGCCGGTGATGAAGCTCTGCAGGCTTCCGCCCGGCCGCAGCCGGCCCGCGTTGAGCAGGACGATGCGGGAGGCGCCTTCGCGCAGCGCGCGGGCGATGCCGTGCGGGACGTAGCCGAGCGCGGTCGCGGCCTGCCGGACGCGGGCGCGCGTCTCCGCCGGGATGGTCTGGCCCGGTGTCGCGTTGAGCACGAAGCTCACCGTCGCGGCCGAGACGCCGCTGGCGCGTGCGACGTCCTTGAGCGTGACCCTCGGCAAAAGTCGCCCTCCCGATCGTTTCGCGGAAATGTAGCGTACCCTCTCGTCACTAATTCGATTTAGTGGAGGTGAGGGTCATGCGTAGCGTTCTGGTGACCGGGCCGGGCACGACCGAGGTCCGCGAGGTGCCGCGGCCGGAGTGCGGCGACGACGACGTCCTGATCGCGGTCAAGGCCTGCGGCATCTGCGGGTCCGACGCGATGTACACCGCGGTCGGCGGCATTCCGCCACGGCAGGGCGCCACGCCGCTCGGGCACGAGCCGGCCGGCGAGGTCGTCGCCGTGGGCCGGAACGTCACCGGCATCGGCGAGGGTGACCACGTGGTGGTCAACCCGATGGCCGCGATCGACGGCATCATCGGCAGCGGCGGTGCGCAGGGCGCGCTCTCCGACCTGATCGTGATCAGGGAGGCGCGGGCCGGCGTGCATCTGCGCGTCATTCCGCCGCACGTGCCGTGGGAGGTCGCGGCGCTGAACGAGCCGATGGCAGTGGCCCGGCACGCGGTCAACCGGACGAGCCCGAAGCCAGGCGACACCGCGGTGGTCTTCGGAGCCGGGCCGATCGGTCTCGGCGCGGTGATCAGCCTGAAGCTCGCGGGTGCCGCGCACGTCGTGGCCGTCGACCTCGTGCCGAACCGGCTGGAGAAGGCGCTCGCGGTCGGCGCGGACGCGGTGATCAACTCTGCCGAGGAGGACGTGGCGGCACGGCTGGCCGAGCTGCACGGGACCGCACGGGCCGGCCTGGTCTCCGGGGCCAAACCCGGCACCGACATCTACCTGGACGCGGCCGGCGCGCCCGCCGTGCTGGAGACCGCGCTGGCGAGTGCGAAGCACGGCGCCACGCTCGGCATCGTCGCCGTGCACAAACGGCCGGCGAGTGTCGACTTCGGACGCCTGCTGACCACGGAGCTGACCATCGTGCTGTCCATGGGCTACCCCAGCGAGATCTTCGAGGTGACCGACGACCTGATCGCGAACTGGGAGAAGTACGCGCTGATCGTCAGCGACACCGTTCCGTTCGGCCGGGTGCGGGAGGCGTTGACGCTGGCCGCCACGCCCGGCGCGGCCGAGAAGGTCGTCGTCACTTTCTGAAACGATCAAAACCAGCGGCTGATACGAGCCGACGTGCGCCCGCGGGCCAGAATATGGGGTCCGGCCTGCGGGTTAGCACGATCTACGCGTTGATACCGGTGAACGTGCGGAGTTTGGCGACCCGGTGGGTGAAGCGGGCGCGGTAGGCGGAGGCGCTCATGCCGTAGTGGGCGCGGAAGCGGCGGGCGAAGTAGTTCGGGTCGGGCCAGCCGACCATCTCGCCGATCCGGCTGATCGCGGCGTCGGAGTGCAGCAGCCGGTCGGCCGCGATCTCCACCCGGTGCCGGTTCAGGTAGGCCATCGGCGGCAGGCC
Coding sequences within it:
- a CDS encoding zinc-dependent alcohol dehydrogenase, encoding MRSVLVTGPGTTEVREVPRPECGDDDVLIAVKACGICGSDAMYTAVGGIPPRQGATPLGHEPAGEVVAVGRNVTGIGEGDHVVVNPMAAIDGIIGSGGAQGALSDLIVIREARAGVHLRVIPPHVPWEVAALNEPMAVARHAVNRTSPKPGDTAVVFGAGPIGLGAVISLKLAGAAHVVAVDLVPNRLEKALAVGADAVINSAEEDVAARLAELHGTARAGLVSGAKPGTDIYLDAAGAPAVLETALASAKHGATLGIVAVHKRPASVDFGRLLTTELTIVLSMGYPSEIFEVTDDLIANWEKYALIVSDTVPFGRVREALTLAATPGAAEKVVVTF
- a CDS encoding LacI family DNA-binding transcriptional regulator is translated as MPRVTLKDVARASGVSAATVSFVLNATPGQTIPAETRARVRQAATALGYVPHGIARALREGASRIVLLNAGRLRPGGSLQSFITGLDAELAAHGHTLLVRYGAAADDAEADDAEADGVAAGGVAAGGVAAGGVAAGGAATDGAARPDGGAADGAPSTAGGHGAAAVGTAAWTTDAPVGRTVPPDAPGAALRRVVDAANPRAVIDLQRIYADDESDLRDGGWHDGMAAHADTQIAYLADRGHRRIVFALPPDPALARFAALRLRHARAAAGERGLPPLETLQLGTDRADNGIRLRALLSAGSAPTTPAVSASAGPPTPAAPPTEPPAPGSPGGGLPGSSLADGSPRRRKVSKPAGLPAPAAVVESAGPAAVVESAGPAVVVEPAGPTAVAAFDDDTALRVLAALADQGLRAPEDLAVIGFDDAPHGELWTPALTTVHIDAAGYGRRAGRAALGLDTGAVPPNPSIVIRREST